One Ardenticatenales bacterium DNA segment encodes these proteins:
- a CDS encoding response regulator yields the protein MNDGNIVRLSESFHAEAVQRTQTLAFRHTKLGSPLIESVLIVDDEPMARTLLRLMLVRAGYDVSEAEDGYQALVKMRRQQPDIVILDVMMPGMDGFTVCENMRADEQLSRVPVIMLSAKTDVQSKRRGLEVGAAKYLTKPISPDDLTHHVRDVLRHTRKDDSDSPSE from the coding sequence ATGAACGATGGAAATATTGTGCGGCTGTCAGAATCATTTCATGCAGAGGCAGTACAGCGCACCCAAACTCTGGCTTTTCGCCATACGAAACTAGGAAGTCCTTTGATAGAGTCTGTACTGATCGTAGATGATGAGCCTATGGCGCGGACACTTCTGCGCCTGATGCTGGTCCGCGCAGGCTACGATGTCTCGGAAGCCGAGGACGGCTACCAGGCATTAGTGAAAATGCGCCGCCAGCAACCCGACATTGTCATTCTGGACGTGATGATGCCTGGCATGGATGGTTTTACCGTCTGCGAGAACATGCGTGCCGACGAGCAGTTATCCCGGGTTCCCGTGATCATGCTTAGCGCCAAAACAGATGTGCAAAGCAAGCGGCGCGGGTTGGAAGTGGGGGCAGCCAAATACCTGACCAAACCGATTTCTCCCGACGACCTGACTCACCATGTGCGCGATGTGCTGCGGCACACGCGGAAAGATGACAGCGATTCTCCTTCTGAGTAG
- a CDS encoding nodulation protein NfeD, whose product MLQTMKSQLWRRARGTRLLYAFAVCAFAASVFAAGAFVAVHEAAAAQRQSPLIVLQIEGPVTPAMLDYFQRGIDAATTENAAAVLIILDTPGGSVNVTLDIVQAFQRATVPIIVYVAPVGAQAASAGSLITAAAHVAAMAPGTAIGAASPIDLSGEDIPETAFRKATEDLKAVMRNLAADRGEAAVALGEAMIDEARAVTADEALEIGFIDVVAVDVPDLLTQLDGRTVVVDGETRTLQLTLAQEQPVEMNALESILHALANPTLIGFLLAIAIPAILIELQSPGGWVAGFIGVICLLLALYGLGQLPVNWLGLVLVIVAFILLLMEAVSSAHGGLALAGIVTLVAGLLVLFNSPSSPEFTRISLAAAVGISLPSAALFLAIASLAWRSHRQPAQTGGEGLIGMVGHVRKPLDPQGTILVNGELWRAVAAKGEGTLETGTAVVVESKEGFTLYVRANQSL is encoded by the coding sequence ATGTTACAAACAATGAAAAGCCAATTGTGGCGCCGGGCGAGGGGCACGCGGCTTCTGTACGCATTCGCTGTTTGCGCATTTGCCGCCAGCGTGTTTGCTGCCGGCGCGTTCGTCGCCGTCCACGAGGCGGCAGCCGCCCAACGCCAATCCCCCCTGATCGTCTTGCAAATAGAAGGCCCCGTCACGCCCGCCATGCTCGATTATTTCCAGCGCGGCATCGACGCGGCAACCACGGAAAACGCCGCCGCCGTCCTCATCATTCTGGACACGCCCGGCGGTTCCGTTAACGTCACCCTGGACATCGTGCAGGCTTTCCAGCGCGCCACCGTGCCCATTATCGTCTACGTGGCTCCCGTGGGCGCGCAAGCAGCTTCGGCGGGCAGCCTCATCACCGCCGCCGCGCATGTGGCGGCCATGGCCCCGGGGACGGCCATTGGCGCGGCCTCGCCCATTGACCTGTCCGGGGAAGATATTCCGGAAACGGCCTTCCGCAAAGCCACGGAGGACCTGAAGGCCGTGATGCGCAACCTGGCGGCGGATCGCGGCGAAGCGGCGGTGGCCCTGGGCGAAGCGATGATCGATGAGGCGCGCGCCGTCACCGCCGATGAGGCGTTGGAGATTGGCTTCATCGACGTGGTGGCCGTGGATGTGCCCGATCTGCTGACGCAGCTTGATGGGCGCACGGTGGTGGTGGACGGGGAGACGCGCACGTTACAGTTAACATTGGCGCAGGAGCAGCCGGTGGAAATGAATGCTCTGGAATCGATCCTGCACGCGCTGGCGAATCCCACCCTGATCGGCTTCTTGCTGGCGATTGCCATTCCGGCCATCTTGATTGAACTGCAAAGTCCGGGCGGTTGGGTGGCGGGATTTATCGGCGTCATTTGCCTGCTCCTGGCGCTCTATGGCCTGGGGCAGCTTCCGGTGAACTGGTTGGGGCTGGTGCTGGTGATCGTGGCCTTCATTCTGCTCTTGATGGAGGCCGTGAGTTCGGCGCATGGGGGATTGGCGCTTGCCGGCATTGTCACCCTTGTCGCCGGATTATTAGTGCTGTTCAACTCCCCCAGTTCGCCCGAATTCACGCGCATCTCCCTTGCCGCCGCCGTGGGCATCAGCCTGCCCAGCGCCGCCCTCTTCCTCGCCATCGCCAGCCTCGCCTGGCGCAGCCACCGCCAACCCGCGCAAACAGGCGGCGAAGGCCTCATCGGCATGGTCGGCCACGTGCGCAAACCGTTAGACCCTCAGGGCACTATCCTGGTGAACGGCGAACTGTGGCGCGCCGTAGCGGCGAAAGGGGAAGGAACCCTGGAAACAGGCACCGCCGTTGTCGTGGAAAGCAAGGAAGGTTTTACCCTCTACGTCCGCGCCAACCAGTCCCTGTAA
- a CDS encoding response regulator — protein MATTIRVMVVDDLQETRESIYKFLQFDPGIEVIGEAASGREAIEKARQLQPDVILMDVNMPDMDGISATKAITQSVPMSQIIIMSVQSDTPYMRQAMMAGARDFLMKPFSLDDLLRAIHEVYERRPATPVAPYPAAAQPHAGIPATTAPAATLPQTGKIWCVFSPKGGSGCTTLALNLAVSLAEKGYRTLLFDGSLQFGTISVMLNLKATATVLELVERMDELDADLITSVVLTHDSGLQVLLAPRRPEMAELVTTEHIQKLLPALRNVYQIIILDTSSCLNEMTLTMLDQADRILLVTEQNLPNLKTARDFLNLSQDLHYAEDKVVLTVNRMLPKNRVTVKDIAKILKRPVVLTIPLDNEAATRAADRGHPIVSGGTRKRPVAQALRAAAAQLVADPRQEDGDGALAPPPRQSFFARLFGR, from the coding sequence ATGGCAACAACAATTCGCGTCATGGTCGTGGACGACCTGCAAGAAACCAGAGAAAGCATCTATAAGTTCCTGCAATTCGATCCGGGAATTGAGGTAATAGGCGAGGCTGCCAGCGGGCGAGAGGCGATTGAAAAGGCCAGGCAGCTACAGCCAGACGTGATCCTGATGGACGTGAACATGCCCGACATGGATGGCATCAGCGCCACAAAGGCCATTACGCAAAGTGTGCCCATGTCGCAGATCATTATCATGTCCGTGCAGAGCGACACGCCTTATATGCGGCAGGCCATGATGGCCGGCGCGCGCGATTTCCTTATGAAGCCGTTTTCCCTGGATGATTTGCTGCGCGCCATTCATGAAGTGTACGAACGACGACCCGCCACCCCCGTCGCGCCATATCCCGCCGCCGCGCAGCCTCATGCCGGCATTCCCGCAACCACCGCCCCCGCCGCCACCCTACCACAGACCGGCAAGATATGGTGCGTATTTAGCCCCAAAGGGGGCAGCGGATGCACCACCCTGGCCCTCAATCTGGCCGTCTCCCTGGCCGAGAAAGGGTACCGCACCCTGCTTTTTGATGGCAGCCTGCAATTTGGCACCATCTCCGTCATGCTCAACTTGAAAGCCACGGCCACCGTCCTGGAGCTGGTAGAACGAATGGACGAGCTAGACGCCGACCTGATCACCAGCGTGGTACTCACACACGATAGTGGTTTGCAGGTGCTGCTGGCCCCGCGCCGCCCGGAAATGGCGGAACTGGTGACCACGGAGCATATACAAAAGCTGCTGCCGGCATTGCGCAACGTGTACCAGATCATTATCCTGGATACCAGCTCCTGCCTCAACGAAATGACCTTGACCATGTTGGACCAGGCGGACCGGATTTTACTGGTGACGGAGCAAAATCTGCCCAACCTGAAGACAGCGCGTGACTTCCTCAATCTCTCGCAGGATTTGCATTACGCGGAGGACAAGGTCGTTCTCACCGTGAATCGGATGCTCCCTAAGAACCGGGTTACGGTGAAGGACATTGCGAAAATTTTGAAGCGCCCGGTGGTGTTGACGATCCCCCTGGATAACGAAGCGGCTACGCGCGCCGCGGATCGCGGGCATCCTATTGTCAGCGGCGGAACGCGCAAGCGCCCTGTTGCCCAGGCGCTGCGCGCCGCGGCGGCACAGTTGGTTGCCGACCCGCGGCAGGAGGATGGGGATGGGGCGCTGGCTCCGCCGCCGCGGCAATCTTTCTTCGCGCGCCTGTTTGGCCGCTGA
- the hemW gene encoding radical SAM family heme chaperone HemW has translation MTPVLASGSLSLYLHIPFCRHRCAYCDFNTYTSLDDLKDAYAAALCREIAQAAAGIRRPAHTLFFGGGTPSLMPATRLADILRAVRTHFDLHEVAEITLEANPGTVDTPYLEALRAMGVNRLSFGVQSAHAEELALLERAHSFADVAAAVVMSRNAGIHNLNLDLIYGLPGQTLASWRASLQAALALRPQHLSLYCLIIEPGTPMHRWLQTGRISPPDPDLAADQYELARQILAEAGFIHYEISNWALPGHECAHNLTYWRNQEYLGLGAGAHGYAAGCRYHIVKQPRVYIRRMAGSAPGPYPLTAAVADAYQLTRRQAMADTIITQLRLLQEGLDIAAFTAKFDQSVTEAYNGTVTDLIQWGLLRQTEGFLRLTERGYFLSNQVFYRFL, from the coding sequence ATGACACCCGTCCTCGCTTCGGGCAGCTTGAGCCTCTATTTGCATATTCCGTTTTGCCGGCATCGCTGCGCCTACTGTGACTTCAACACCTACACCAGCCTGGACGACCTCAAAGACGCCTACGCCGCCGCCCTCTGCCGGGAAATCGCCCAAGCCGCTGCCGGCATTCGTCGCCCCGCGCACACCCTCTTCTTCGGCGGTGGGACCCCCTCCCTCATGCCCGCCACGCGCCTGGCGGACATCTTGCGCGCCGTACGCACCCATTTTGACCTGCACGAGGTCGCCGAAATCACCCTGGAAGCCAATCCCGGAACCGTGGACACGCCCTACCTGGAGGCCCTGCGCGCAATGGGAGTAAACCGACTCAGTTTTGGCGTGCAGAGCGCCCACGCGGAGGAGTTGGCCTTGCTGGAACGGGCACACAGTTTTGCGGATGTGGCGGCGGCGGTGGTGATGAGCCGAAATGCCGGCATTCACAACCTCAACCTCGACCTCATCTACGGCCTCCCCGGACAAACCCTCGCCTCTTGGCGCGCCAGCCTGCAAGCCGCCCTTGCCCTCCGGCCACAACACCTCAGCCTCTACTGCCTCATCATCGAACCGGGTACGCCCATGCACCGCTGGCTGCAAACCGGCCGCATCAGCCCCCCCGATCCCGACCTGGCCGCCGACCAATACGAACTGGCGCGACAAATCCTCGCCGAGGCCGGCTTCATTCACTACGAAATATCCAATTGGGCGCTGCCCGGCCACGAATGCGCCCACAACCTGACGTACTGGCGCAACCAGGAATACCTCGGACTGGGCGCGGGCGCGCACGGCTACGCCGCCGGCTGCCGCTATCACATCGTCAAGCAGCCCCGCGTCTACATTCGCCGCATGGCCGGCAGCGCCCCTGGCCCCTACCCCCTCACCGCTGCTGTGGCAGACGCCTACCAACTGACACGCCGGCAAGCGATGGCCGACACCATCATCACCCAACTGCGGCTACTGCAAGAAGGGCTGGACATCGCCGCATTTACGGCGAAATTTGACCAATCAGTAACAGAAGCCTATAACGGAACGGTCACGGACCTGATACAATGGGGGCTGCTACGCCAGACAGAGGGCTTTTTGCGGTTGACTGAGCGGGGCTATTTCCTCAGCAATCAAGTGTTCTACCGCTTCTTATGA
- a CDS encoding DUF427 domain-containing protein gives MKKPNPIPPGPGQESVWDYPRPPRVEDVPERVRVVFNDEVIADSTRAKRVLETASPPTYYIPPGDVRQAFLLPARGHTWCEWKGEASYFDVVVGEGRVARAAWTYVRPRPGYVAIAGYVSFYAGILDCYLGEEKVQPQAGNFYGGWVTRRIVGPFKGDPGTSGW, from the coding sequence ATGAAGAAACCCAATCCTATTCCCCCTGGTCCTGGACAGGAATCTGTCTGGGATTATCCACGCCCGCCACGGGTGGAGGATGTGCCGGAGCGCGTTCGCGTCGTATTCAACGACGAGGTGATTGCCGATAGCACGCGCGCGAAGCGGGTGCTGGAGACAGCCAGCCCACCGACGTATTACATTCCGCCCGGAGATGTGCGGCAAGCGTTTCTCCTGCCGGCACGGGGGCACACGTGGTGCGAGTGGAAAGGGGAAGCAAGTTATTTTGACGTGGTGGTGGGGGAGGGGCGGGTGGCGCGGGCGGCGTGGACGTATGTGCGGCCCCGCCCTGGATATGTGGCAATCGCGGGGTATGTGTCGTTTTATGCCGGCATCCTCGACTGCTACCTCGGCGAAGAAAAAGTACAGCCCCAGGCCGGCAACTTTTACGGCGGCTGGGTCACCCGCCGTATCGTTGGTCCCTTCAAAGGCGATCCCGGCACATCCGGCTGGTAA
- a CDS encoding ABC transporter ATP-binding protein produces MFGGNDGLRRIMSTETVKPTNMSQTLARFGRYFKPYWPLLLVISFFVIITTWAQVISPELIGQTVDCYLTPSAAASFGNFPGAPTAENAGTTSNCWISAQGDTSLSQQIQRIFQDRAYAENQMLAGMNGDQRLNGLLNIIIIIVGLYVASSVLTGLTFFLMSWVGQHVLTRMRVQLFEQLHALSLSYYAEHEVGDLMSRITNDTETIQQAFSFALINVLSGFLLIFWVAYNMLTLSLPYALISLAVVPLMAVATVWFSNQARKAFRRTRLEMGSVNAELQESISSVREIQAFNREAENIENFMATNAANRDANVRAVSFTSALAPTLEGLGYLALGIVTLAGGLALLRGQTLMGTTISLGLIVTFIGYVQRFNQPIQQIAVLWTNIQNAVAGGERIFTLIDEIPAIQDKRGAGEMPAIIGQVTFSHVAAGYKEGQSVLKDISFTAEPGQTIAIVGPTGAGKTTLINLIPRFYDVTGGSVAIDGHDVRDVRTESLRRQIGIVLQDSFLFSTSVMENIRFGRPDATDEDVIAAAKLAHADSFIARLPQKYDTVLGERGSGLSQGQRQLISIARAALADPRILILDEATSSVDTRTERLIQRALDQLLQGRTSFVIAHRLSTIRNADVLLVLRDGEIIERGKHHDLLAAKGFYYDLYMSQFRREEEPAPAPSSNGSGSTALSPA; encoded by the coding sequence ATGTTTGGTGGAAACGACGGCCTGCGCCGTATTATGAGTACGGAAACGGTGAAGCCAACTAACATGAGTCAGACGTTGGCCCGCTTTGGTCGATACTTCAAGCCGTATTGGCCTTTGCTGTTGGTGATTAGCTTTTTTGTGATTATCACGACCTGGGCGCAAGTGATCAGCCCGGAATTGATTGGGCAGACGGTGGACTGTTACCTGACGCCATCGGCGGCGGCTTCTTTTGGCAATTTCCCAGGCGCGCCGACGGCGGAGAATGCCGGCACAACCAGCAACTGTTGGATTTCGGCGCAAGGAGACACGTCCCTGTCGCAGCAAATTCAACGCATTTTTCAGGACCGGGCGTATGCTGAGAACCAGATGCTTGCCGGCATGAACGGCGACCAGCGACTGAACGGACTCCTGAACATTATCATCATCATTGTCGGCCTGTACGTCGCTTCCTCCGTCTTGACGGGACTGACCTTCTTCCTCATGAGCTGGGTCGGGCAGCACGTCTTGACACGGATGCGCGTGCAACTGTTTGAGCAGCTTCACGCACTGTCCCTGTCCTACTACGCGGAGCATGAAGTAGGCGACCTGATGAGCCGCATCACCAATGACACGGAGACGATCCAGCAGGCGTTCAGCTTCGCCCTCATCAACGTCCTCAGTGGCTTCCTGCTCATCTTCTGGGTGGCTTACAACATGCTCACCCTCAGCCTGCCGTATGCCTTAATTAGCCTGGCAGTTGTGCCCCTGATGGCGGTAGCAACCGTCTGGTTTTCCAACCAGGCGCGGAAAGCATTCCGGCGCACGCGCCTGGAAATGGGCAGCGTGAACGCGGAACTGCAAGAGTCCATTTCCTCCGTACGCGAGATTCAGGCATTCAACCGCGAGGCGGAGAACATTGAGAACTTCATGGCGACGAATGCGGCCAACCGGGACGCCAACGTGCGCGCGGTGAGCTTCACCAGCGCCCTGGCGCCGACGCTGGAGGGGTTGGGGTATCTGGCGTTGGGCATTGTCACACTGGCGGGCGGCCTGGCGCTGCTGCGCGGGCAGACGCTGATGGGGACGACGATCTCGCTGGGCCTGATCGTGACGTTTATAGGATACGTGCAGCGGTTCAATCAGCCGATTCAGCAGATTGCGGTGTTGTGGACGAATATCCAGAATGCGGTGGCGGGCGGCGAGCGTATTTTTACGTTGATTGATGAAATACCGGCTATTCAGGACAAAAGGGGGGCCGGGGAAATGCCGGCAATCATCGGGCAAGTCACCTTCTCACACGTCGCCGCCGGATACAAAGAAGGCCAGTCCGTGTTGAAAGACATCAGCTTCACGGCGGAACCCGGACAGACCATAGCCATCGTCGGGCCGACCGGTGCGGGCAAAACCACCCTCATCAACCTCATCCCCCGCTTCTATGACGTCACCGGCGGCAGCGTGGCCATTGATGGCCACGACGTGCGCGATGTGCGCACGGAAAGCCTGCGCCGGCAAATCGGCATTGTGCTGCAAGACTCGTTCCTTTTCAGCACCAGTGTGATGGAGAACATCCGCTTTGGCCGCCCCGACGCCACCGACGAGGACGTGATCGCCGCCGCCAAACTGGCGCACGCGGACAGTTTCATCGCCCGCCTGCCACAGAAGTATGACACCGTGTTAGGGGAGCGGGGCAGCGGCCTCAGCCAGGGGCAGCGGCAGCTTATCTCCATTGCCCGCGCGGCCCTGGCCGACCCGCGCATCCTCATCCTGGATGAGGCCACCTCCAGCGTGGACACGCGCACGGAGCGGCTGATTCAGCGGGCGCTGGACCAACTACTGCAAGGGCGCACCAGCTTCGTCATTGCCCACCGCCTCAGCACCATTCGCAATGCGGATGTGCTGTTGGTGCTGCGCGATGGCGAGATCATTGAGCGGGGCAAACACCACGACTTGCTGGCGGCGAAGGGGTTCTACTACGACCTGTACATGAGCCAGTTCCGCCGCGAGGAGGAACCCGCCCCCGCGCCATCCAGCAACGGCTCCGGCTCGACCGCGCTCTCTCCCGCCTGA
- the folD gene encoding bifunctional methylenetetrahydrofolate dehydrogenase/methenyltetrahydrofolate cyclohydrolase FolD has protein sequence MTGKIIDGTSIAARVRAEVGEAVAAMKAAHNYEPGLATVLVGDNTASATYVRMKQRACAEVGIHSIGVEMPASVTQSELIDKVAALNADPAVNGILVQLPLPDHIDEEAVLNTVDLTKDVDGFHPVNIGRLAMKGRDPLFIPCTPYGCMVLLEEAGAKLNGANAVVVGRSNIVGLPMAMLLQKANATVSICHSRTKDLRAYLSMADVVIAAVGRANMITGDMLKPGAVVIDVGINRVDDPTAKRGYRLVGDVDFASAKEVAGAITPVPGGVGPMTIAMLMKNTLHAAELALQNG, from the coding sequence ATGACTGGAAAAATCATTGACGGAACAAGTATTGCCGCGCGGGTGCGGGCGGAGGTAGGCGAGGCGGTTGCCGCCATGAAGGCAGCGCACAATTATGAGCCGGGGCTGGCGACGGTGCTGGTGGGGGATAATACGGCGTCGGCGACGTATGTGCGGATGAAGCAGCGGGCGTGCGCGGAGGTGGGGATTCACTCGATTGGGGTGGAAATGCCGGCATCTGTCACCCAATCCGAACTCATCGACAAAGTAGCCGCCCTCAACGCCGACCCCGCCGTTAACGGCATTCTCGTGCAACTCCCCCTGCCCGACCACATCGACGAAGAAGCCGTCCTCAACACCGTTGACCTCACCAAAGACGTAGACGGCTTCCACCCCGTGAACATTGGCCGCCTGGCCATGAAAGGGCGCGATCCCCTGTTCATCCCCTGCACGCCCTACGGCTGCATGGTTCTTCTGGAAGAAGCAGGCGCCAAACTAAACGGAGCCAACGCCGTCGTCGTCGGTCGCTCCAACATCGTCGGCCTGCCCATGGCCATGCTCCTGCAAAAAGCCAACGCCACCGTCTCCATCTGCCACAGCCGCACCAAAGACCTGCGCGCCTACCTTAGCATGGCCGATGTGGTGATCGCCGCCGTTGGCCGCGCCAACATGATCACGGGCGACATGCTCAAGCCGGGCGCTGTGGTCATTGACGTGGGCATCAATCGCGTGGACGACCCCACCGCCAAACGGGGATACCGATTGGTAGGAGATGTGGATTTTGCCTCGGCGAAAGAAGTGGCGGGAGCCATCACCCCGGTGCCGGGCGGCGTGGGGCCGATGACGATTGCCATGCTGATGAAGAACACCCTGCACGCGGCGGAATTGGCGCTGCAAAACGGGTAG
- a CDS encoding MBL fold metallo-hydrolase yields MRVRFWGVRGSLPAPGPETARYGGNTSCVDILTSDQQVIILDAGTGIRKLGLALAQEYPRRQVGTLLISHTHWDHIQGFPFFMPAFTRHNRFVVIGQKRVGQKLENLLRGQVVEPYLPFEYAELKADLVIKEVDDGERMIIGDETRLRVRELGHPGGCLGFRIENGDAAIAYCTDTTHPEGRINPNVLDLARDVDLLIHDSQFTPEQRRAFPSWGHSSWQEAVRAAAAARVKCLALFHHDPNATDDHLESVLREARAHFPHTILAQEGLALHLPFPPDTAIPNAVPS; encoded by the coding sequence GTGCGCGTGCGATTTTGGGGGGTGCGGGGGTCGCTGCCGGCGCCCGGACCGGAGACGGCGCGTTATGGCGGCAATACGTCTTGTGTGGATATTTTGACGTCGGACCAGCAGGTTATTATTCTGGATGCCGGCACGGGCATTCGCAAACTCGGGCTGGCACTGGCGCAAGAATATCCCCGTCGCCAGGTAGGAACGTTGCTGATCAGCCATACACATTGGGATCATATACAGGGTTTTCCCTTTTTTATGCCGGCATTCACCCGGCACAATCGCTTCGTCGTCATCGGACAAAAGCGCGTCGGGCAAAAACTGGAAAATCTTCTCCGCGGGCAAGTTGTAGAGCCTTACCTCCCCTTCGAATACGCCGAGTTGAAAGCCGACCTTGTCATCAAAGAGGTTGATGACGGCGAACGTATGATCATCGGCGACGAAACACGACTGCGTGTGCGCGAACTGGGGCATCCGGGCGGCTGCCTCGGCTTCCGCATCGAAAACGGCGACGCCGCCATCGCCTATTGCACCGATACCACCCACCCCGAGGGCCGCATCAATCCGAACGTCCTCGACCTGGCCCGCGACGTAGACCTGCTTATTCACGACAGCCAGTTCACCCCCGAACAACGGCGCGCCTTCCCCAGTTGGGGGCACAGTAGTTGGCAAGAGGCCGTTCGCGCCGCCGCCGCCGCCCGCGTCAAATGCCTGGCCCTGTTCCATCACGATCCCAATGCCACGGACGATCACCTGGAATCCGTGCTGCGCGAAGCCCGCGCCCACTTTCCCCACACGATTCTGGCGCAAGAGGGTCTGGCACTTCATCTGCCCTTCCCCCCTGATACCGCAATCCCCAATGCCGTGCCTTCATGA